One window from the genome of Candidatus Didemnitutus sp. encodes:
- a CDS encoding response regulator produces the protein MSTDKRLSVLVVDDSVHIVEFISELLRRQGHSVVTARSGREAEAILDAVAVDVLITDILMPDGDGIELLNRMRRAGKNISRIVAISGGGRYVDSDNCLSIAAGAGAHAVLRKPFTDVELFAALQPAATA, from the coding sequence ATGAGCACCGACAAGCGACTCTCCGTGCTCGTCGTCGACGACTCCGTGCACATCGTGGAATTCATCTCGGAGCTGCTGCGGCGGCAGGGCCACTCGGTGGTCACCGCACGTTCGGGCCGGGAGGCGGAAGCCATTCTGGACGCGGTCGCGGTCGACGTGCTGATCACCGACATCCTCATGCCCGACGGCGACGGCATTGAACTGCTCAACCGCATGCGCCGGGCCGGGAAAAATATCTCCCGGATTGTCGCGATTTCAGGCGGCGGCCGTTACGTCGATTCCGACAATTGCCTGTCCATCGCCGCCGGCGCCGGCGCGCACGCCGTGTTGCGGAAGCCTTTCACGGACGTCGAGCTGTTCGCCGCCCTGCAGCCGGCTGCGACGGCCTGA
- a CDS encoding galactose mutarotase has translation MSAKSSPALITSVPFGQLADGRAATLYTLTNARGARADITDYGAIIVRLFMPDRAGQLDDIVLGYGCVEDYVKGSPYFGAVVGRVGNRIANGKFTLDGKTYALATNNTPHGVPCHLHGGNVGFDKVLWTATAALVAKESALTLRYLSRDGEEGYPGNLDVTIVYTLTNDNRLRVEYTAATDRATPVNLAQHTYFNLKGEGRGDILDHELTLNASRYTPVDAGLIPTGQLASVGGTPLDFTTPHAIGARVNAPHEQLKFAGGYDHNFVLDGPARQLAFAARVVESTTGRVLEVHTEEPGLQFYSGNFLDGTRVGKSGVAYPHRSGFCLETQHFPDSPNQPAFPNTILRPGQTYRTTTVFAFSTQ, from the coding sequence ATGTCCGCCAAGTCCTCCCCTGCCCTGATCACTTCCGTTCCGTTCGGCCAACTCGCCGACGGGCGTGCCGCCACACTCTACACGCTGACGAACGCCCGCGGCGCGCGCGCCGACATCACTGATTACGGCGCGATCATCGTGCGACTCTTCATGCCGGATCGCGCAGGCCAACTCGACGACATCGTGCTCGGCTACGGCTGCGTCGAGGATTACGTCAAAGGTTCGCCCTATTTCGGCGCCGTCGTCGGTCGCGTCGGCAATCGCATCGCGAACGGCAAGTTCACGCTCGACGGCAAAACCTACGCGTTGGCGACGAACAACACGCCCCACGGCGTCCCTTGCCACTTGCACGGCGGCAACGTCGGTTTCGACAAGGTGCTCTGGACCGCCACGGCCGCCCTCGTCGCAAAGGAGTCTGCGCTCACGCTCCGCTACCTCAGCCGCGATGGCGAGGAGGGCTACCCGGGCAATCTCGACGTCACCATCGTCTACACGCTGACGAACGACAACCGCCTCCGCGTCGAATACACCGCCGCGACCGACCGCGCGACGCCGGTCAATCTCGCGCAGCACACCTACTTCAACCTCAAGGGCGAAGGCCGCGGCGACATCCTCGATCACGAGCTCACGCTCAACGCCTCGCGCTACACGCCGGTCGACGCCGGCCTGATTCCGACCGGCCAACTCGCCTCGGTCGGCGGCACGCCGCTCGACTTCACGACGCCGCACGCCATCGGCGCGCGCGTGAACGCGCCGCACGAGCAGCTGAAATTCGCCGGCGGTTACGACCACAACTTCGTCCTCGATGGACCGGCGCGACAGCTCGCGTTCGCCGCCCGCGTGGTGGAGTCCACCACGGGCCGCGTGCTTGAGGTGCACACCGAGGAGCCGGGCTTGCAGTTCTACAGTGGCAATTTTCTCGACGGCACGCGCGTCGGCAAAAGCGGTGTCGCCTACCCGCACCGCAGCGGCTTCTGCCTCGAGACGCAGCACTTCCCCGATTCGCCCAACCAGCCGGCATTTCCGAACACGATCCTGCGGCCGGGGCAGACCTATCGCACGACGACCGTCTTCGCGTTCTCGACGCAGTGA
- a CDS encoding PAAR domain-containing protein, producing MANGVAIPHYFHRGVPAVKRWLRHAPGVVWVIDRDHARHNVHLMPPAARLTDLQAAPPPDPAPVPLPTGGGPVIGPGEPGVLIGVLPTAQIGAPLICVGPPDGLVKAMTAPDIPNPPAFRQGDTTVHGNVPLLETATGEIIE from the coding sequence ATGGCGAATGGGGTGGCGATCCCGCACTACTTTCACCGCGGTGTTCCCGCGGTCAAACGCTGGCTCCGGCATGCGCCCGGTGTGGTTTGGGTGATTGACCGCGACCACGCACGGCACAACGTCCACCTCATGCCCCCCGCCGCCCGCCTGACCGATTTGCAAGCAGCCCCGCCGCCAGACCCCGCGCCCGTGCCGCTGCCGACCGGCGGCGGACCCGTCATCGGTCCGGGCGAGCCCGGCGTCCTGATCGGCGTTCTGCCCACCGCGCAGATCGGCGCCCCGCTCATCTGCGTGGGGCCGCCGGATGGGCTCGTGAAAGCAATGACCGCCCCGGATATTCCGAACCCGCCGGCCTTCCGCCAGGGCGACACCACGGTGCACGGCAACGTGCCGCTGCTCGAGACGGCGACCGGGGAAATCATCGAGTAG
- a CDS encoding glycosyl hydrolase family 2 produces MRRLLLPALLLLSLASLPSLDATAQPAHVTVERTATGRWELRRDGQAFPLRGVGGFDRLELAAASGVTAIRTWGIEDLEKPVDGKPLIDRAHELGLAVVAGLWVAHPFYQGDYSSPELLERQRAEVRAAVRKYRDHPALLLWGLGNEMEYWRDLADPKVWRELEVLARIIKEEDPHHPVMTVFAATGRVKLDAVRRYYPSLDILGINLYGPAAILDSLLDDCDWTGPYILSEYGPKGPWEVPHTAWGAPIEQSSADKVVSYVSSHRGALADPKGRCLGTFAFVWGQKQEATATWFGMFLPSGEKTPVVDAMAKEFSGRWPANRSPRLTSFKTPLALDRVPPGREFPAVVTAEDAENDTLSYEWQVIAESTDRKAGGADEAAPPVIVGCIVGPPAASIVVRTPEKPGAYRLFVTVRDGRGGGCSDNIPFYVQP; encoded by the coding sequence ATGCGACGCCTCCTCCTTCCCGCCCTTCTCCTCCTCTCGCTCGCTTCGCTCCCGTCCCTCGACGCCACGGCACAACCCGCCCACGTCACCGTCGAGCGCACCGCCACCGGCCGCTGGGAATTGCGGCGCGATGGCCAAGCGTTCCCGCTGCGTGGCGTCGGCGGCTTCGACCGGCTCGAACTCGCTGCCGCCAGCGGCGTCACCGCCATCCGCACCTGGGGCATCGAGGACCTCGAAAAACCCGTCGACGGCAAACCGCTCATCGACCGCGCGCACGAACTCGGCCTCGCTGTCGTCGCCGGCCTCTGGGTCGCGCACCCGTTTTATCAGGGCGACTACAGCTCGCCCGAACTCCTCGAACGCCAGCGCGCCGAGGTGCGCGCCGCCGTCCGCAAATACCGCGACCATCCCGCCCTCCTGCTCTGGGGCCTCGGCAACGAGATGGAATACTGGCGCGACCTCGCCGACCCGAAAGTCTGGCGCGAACTCGAAGTGCTCGCCCGCATCATCAAGGAGGAGGACCCGCACCATCCCGTGATGACCGTCTTTGCCGCCACGGGCCGGGTGAAACTCGACGCCGTGCGCCGCTACTACCCGAGCCTCGATATCCTCGGCATCAACCTTTACGGCCCCGCCGCGATCCTCGACTCGTTGCTCGACGACTGCGATTGGACCGGCCCCTACATCCTTTCCGAATACGGCCCGAAAGGCCCCTGGGAAGTGCCGCACACCGCGTGGGGCGCGCCGATCGAGCAGAGCAGCGCCGATAAGGTCGTCAGCTACGTCTCCTCGCACCGCGGCGCGCTCGCCGACCCGAAAGGCCGCTGCCTCGGCACGTTCGCGTTCGTCTGGGGACAAAAACAGGAAGCGACGGCCACGTGGTTCGGCATGTTCCTGCCCAGCGGAGAAAAGACGCCCGTCGTCGACGCCATGGCGAAGGAGTTCTCCGGCCGCTGGCCCGCCAACCGCAGCCCGCGCCTCACCTCGTTCAAGACCCCGCTCGCCCTCGACCGCGTGCCGCCCGGCCGCGAATTCCCTGCCGTCGTCACCGCGGAGGACGCAGAGAACGACACGCTGAGCTACGAATGGCAGGTGATCGCCGAGAGCACCGACCGCAAAGCCGGCGGCGCCGACGAAGCCGCGCCGCCCGTCATCGTCGGCTGCATCGTCGGCCCGCCCGCCGCCTCCATCGTCGTGCGCACACCCGAAAAACCCGGCGCCTACCGGTTGTTTGTCACGGTCCGCGACGGCCGAGGCGGAGGCTGTTCCGACAACATTCCGTTCTACGTCCAACCCTGA
- the gndA gene encoding NADP-dependent phosphogluconate dehydrogenase produces the protein MAKTHSDIGLIGLAVMGQNLALNIADHGFQISVYNRTVEKTDKFVADNPNTPGGLVATKTLQEFAASLAKPRKAIILVQAGKATDAVIDGLTAVFEPGDIIIDGGNALWTDTIRREKALKEKGLRFIGSGVSGGEEGARFGPSLMPGGDPAAFKELKPIWEAVAAKVDAKTGKPIPGAKPGQPVTGGVPCTTYIGENGAGHYVKMVHNGIEYGDMQMITEAYALMSGLLGLKPAEQSAIFAEWNRGILDSFLIEITADILQQKDPKTKKKAFVDVVLDTAGQKGTGKWTSVNALDMGVAAPTIAESVFARCISAIKEERVAASKILKGPAKKTYRGSKKALIQAIHDALYCSKICSYAQGFQLMRTAQKEYNWKLNFGEIAQIWRGGCIIRAAFLQKITEAYARNPELANLLLDPYFNKTVKAAQENWRKVVSLAAEYGVAAPTFSSALAYYDSYRSARLPANLLQAQRDYFGAHTYERVDQPRGKFFHVDWPEATRPQLEA, from the coding sequence ATGGCCAAGACGCACTCAGACATCGGACTCATCGGCCTCGCCGTCATGGGTCAGAACCTCGCGCTCAACATCGCCGACCACGGCTTCCAGATCTCGGTCTACAACCGCACCGTCGAGAAGACGGACAAGTTCGTCGCCGACAACCCAAACACGCCCGGCGGCCTCGTCGCCACGAAGACGCTGCAGGAATTCGCCGCGTCGCTCGCCAAGCCCCGCAAGGCCATCATCCTCGTCCAAGCCGGCAAAGCCACTGACGCCGTCATCGACGGCCTCACCGCCGTCTTCGAGCCGGGCGACATCATCATCGATGGCGGCAACGCCCTCTGGACCGACACCATCCGCCGCGAAAAAGCGCTGAAGGAAAAAGGCCTCCGCTTCATCGGCTCCGGCGTCTCCGGCGGCGAAGAAGGTGCGCGCTTCGGCCCGTCGCTCATGCCCGGCGGTGATCCCGCGGCCTTCAAGGAGCTGAAGCCCATCTGGGAAGCCGTCGCCGCCAAGGTCGATGCGAAGACCGGCAAACCCATCCCTGGCGCCAAGCCCGGCCAGCCCGTCACGGGCGGCGTGCCCTGCACGACTTACATCGGCGAGAACGGCGCGGGCCACTACGTGAAGATGGTCCACAACGGCATCGAATACGGTGACATGCAGATGATCACCGAAGCCTACGCGCTCATGTCCGGCCTCCTCGGTCTCAAGCCCGCCGAGCAATCCGCCATCTTTGCCGAGTGGAATCGCGGCATCCTCGACTCCTTCCTTATCGAGATCACCGCCGACATTCTCCAGCAAAAGGATCCGAAGACGAAGAAGAAGGCCTTCGTGGACGTCGTCCTCGACACCGCCGGCCAGAAGGGCACGGGCAAATGGACCTCGGTCAACGCCCTCGACATGGGCGTCGCCGCTCCGACGATCGCCGAGTCCGTCTTCGCGCGCTGCATTTCCGCCATCAAGGAGGAGCGCGTCGCCGCCTCGAAGATCCTGAAAGGCCCCGCGAAGAAAACCTACCGCGGCTCGAAGAAAGCGCTCATCCAGGCGATCCACGACGCGCTCTACTGCTCGAAGATTTGCTCCTACGCGCAAGGCTTCCAACTCATGCGCACCGCGCAGAAGGAATACAACTGGAAGCTGAACTTCGGCGAGATCGCCCAGATCTGGCGAGGCGGCTGCATCATCCGCGCCGCGTTCCTGCAGAAGATCACCGAAGCCTACGCGCGCAACCCGGAGCTCGCGAACCTGCTCCTCGACCCGTATTTCAACAAGACGGTGAAGGCCGCGCAGGAAAACTGGCGCAAGGTCGTCTCGCTCGCCGCCGAATACGGCGTCGCGGCGCCGACGTTCTCGTCCGCCCTCGCCTACTACGACAGCTACCGCTCGGCCCGCCTGCCGGCCAACCTGCTCCAGGCGCAGCGTGACTACTTCGGCGCGCACACCTACGAGCGCGTCGACCAGCCCCGCGGGAAGTTCTTCCACGTCGACTGGCCAGAAGCGACCAGACCGCAATTGGAGGCCTAA
- a CDS encoding ATP-binding protein, giving the protein MIEISSSEIKARLKFDNPWWSSGEKSGLQVETLPRRSYFEAFEKLALDRSVNRAVVLLGPRRVGKTVMAQQLIQAQLEGGIPAQRLLYLSLETPVYTGLSLEKLLGYFTEEFAHSRDTPLLVVFDEIQYLRDWEIHLKSLVDSFPRYRFIATGSAAAALRLKSRESGAGRFTEFLLPPLTFSEYLRFIGEEDVMEEQGVDEFFHAKDIEKLNQHFVDYLNFGGYPEAVFSQTVRTDSARFIKSDIIDKVLLRDLPGLYGIQDIQELNRLFTTLAYNTGNEVSLEALAQSSGVAKNTLKRYIEYLEAAFLVRRVFRIDQSARRFQRATAFKIYLTNPTMRAALFGPISESDPAMGNLAETAVFSQWFHHQEFVENLHYARWPEGELDIVGCDRHRQKPLWAVEIKWSDRPIEDHSLLRHMIAFTKRHKGMEEPLVTTKTKRGSAIVDDAPFHFAPCAEYAYTVSKNILARATAASPKTSEFQTSLPLVEKPPAKPGKKS; this is encoded by the coding sequence GTGATTGAGATTTCATCTTCCGAGATCAAGGCCCGTCTGAAATTCGATAATCCGTGGTGGAGTTCTGGGGAAAAAAGCGGGTTGCAGGTTGAGACTCTGCCGCGGCGTTCTTATTTCGAGGCTTTCGAGAAGCTCGCACTGGATCGCAGTGTCAACCGGGCGGTGGTGTTGCTTGGGCCGCGACGCGTGGGTAAGACCGTGATGGCCCAACAACTGATCCAAGCTCAGTTGGAGGGGGGAATTCCGGCGCAGCGCTTGCTTTATCTCTCGTTGGAGACACCGGTCTACACCGGGCTGAGTTTGGAGAAACTCTTGGGTTATTTCACCGAAGAGTTCGCCCATTCGCGCGACACACCGCTGCTGGTGGTTTTCGACGAGATCCAGTATCTCCGTGATTGGGAGATTCACCTAAAGTCGTTGGTGGATTCGTTTCCCCGTTATCGCTTCATCGCCACCGGTTCGGCCGCCGCCGCGCTGCGCCTGAAAAGCCGGGAGTCAGGGGCTGGTCGTTTCACCGAGTTCCTCCTTCCTCCGCTAACCTTCTCCGAATACCTGCGATTCATCGGCGAGGAGGACGTGATGGAGGAACAGGGCGTGGATGAGTTTTTCCATGCGAAAGACATCGAAAAACTCAACCAGCACTTCGTCGATTATCTGAACTTCGGTGGTTATCCCGAGGCGGTTTTCTCCCAGACCGTGCGGACTGACAGCGCAAGATTCATCAAGAGCGATATCATCGACAAGGTGTTGTTGCGTGATTTGCCCGGCCTCTACGGCATTCAGGATATCCAGGAACTCAATAGGCTCTTCACTACCCTGGCTTACAACACCGGCAACGAGGTCTCGCTGGAGGCGCTGGCGCAGAGTTCCGGCGTCGCGAAGAATACCCTGAAGCGTTACATCGAATATCTCGAGGCGGCGTTCCTCGTGCGGCGTGTTTTTCGGATCGATCAAAGTGCGCGGCGCTTCCAGCGCGCCACGGCGTTCAAGATTTACCTCACCAACCCCACGATGCGCGCGGCGCTTTTCGGACCTATCTCCGAATCCGATCCGGCGATGGGCAATCTGGCGGAAACCGCCGTGTTCAGCCAGTGGTTTCACCATCAGGAATTCGTCGAAAACCTGCACTATGCCCGCTGGCCCGAGGGCGAATTGGACATCGTCGGTTGCGACCGCCACCGCCAGAAACCGTTATGGGCGGTGGAAATCAAATGGTCTGATCGCCCGATCGAAGATCACTCCCTGCTTCGGCACATGATCGCTTTCACCAAGCGCCACAAAGGCATGGAGGAACCCCTCGTCACCACGAAAACGAAACGCGGCTCCGCCATCGTCGACGATGCGCCCTTCCACTTCGCGCCTTGCGCGGAATACGCCTATACCGTGAGCAAAAATATCCTAGCGCGCGCCACGGCAGCTTCCCCCAAGACGAGCGAATTTCAGACCTCCTTGCCGCTGGTGGAAAAGCCACCCGCGAAGCCCGGCAAGAAGTCGTGA
- a CDS encoding cupin domain-containing protein has translation MIHVTLAAEAQKRKSFDVAFDLLATGPQSMMALMHYRVGNQVPFHSHPNEQIGYILFGRTRVRTRDDVRELGPGDSYAIPAGVEHSIEILEDTDELQVFTPPRPEWFR, from the coding sequence ATGATCCACGTCACCCTAGCCGCGGAGGCGCAGAAAAGAAAATCGTTCGACGTCGCGTTCGACCTGCTCGCGACCGGACCGCAAAGCATGATGGCCCTGATGCATTACCGCGTCGGCAACCAAGTGCCGTTCCACTCGCACCCGAACGAGCAGATCGGTTACATCCTGTTCGGTCGCACCCGGGTGCGGACGCGGGACGACGTACGCGAACTCGGGCCGGGCGACAGCTATGCGATTCCTGCCGGGGTCGAGCACAGCATCGAGATTCTGGAGGACACGGACGAGTTGCAGGTTTTCACGCCGCCGCGCCCGGAATGGTTTCGCTGA
- a CDS encoding kinase inhibitor, with amino-acid sequence MWERRERTETVSWIAMKISTRSLTGWLTRFLAALLTVGLIGFSFAAKDLAARSELPATFRLLSTELTAGGRLPEAQVLDGFGYHGGNRSPHLRWENAPAGAKSFVVTLYDPDAPTGSGWWHWVVIDLPADTRELTAGASGQVGALPRGAREMRTDFGTARYGGAAPPPGPAHRYVFTVHALDVSRLDVPDDASAAMVGFFVHQHALGSATLTVNYGA; translated from the coding sequence ATGTGGGAGCGCCGCGAGCGGACGGAAACGGTAAGCTGGATCGCGATGAAAATCTCCACGCGATCACTCACTGGTTGGCTCACGCGCTTCCTCGCCGCGCTTCTGACGGTTGGCCTGATCGGCTTTTCCTTCGCGGCCAAGGATCTCGCGGCCCGGAGCGAGCTGCCGGCGACGTTCCGCCTGCTCAGCACCGAGCTGACGGCGGGCGGGCGACTCCCGGAAGCGCAGGTGCTCGACGGCTTCGGCTATCACGGTGGCAACCGTTCGCCGCATCTGCGCTGGGAGAACGCACCGGCAGGCGCGAAGAGCTTTGTCGTGACGCTCTACGATCCGGACGCGCCGACCGGCTCCGGTTGGTGGCACTGGGTGGTGATCGATTTGCCTGCCGACACGCGGGAACTGACCGCGGGCGCGAGCGGACAGGTGGGCGCGTTGCCGCGTGGCGCGCGTGAGATGCGGACGGATTTCGGGACGGCGCGCTATGGCGGCGCGGCGCCGCCGCCGGGGCCGGCGCACCGCTATGTCTTCACCGTGCACGCGCTCGATGTGTCGCGCCTGGATGTGCCCGACGATGCGAGCGCGGCCATGGTCGGTTTTTTCGTGCACCAACATGCGCTCGGCTCGGCCACGCTGACCGTGAACTACGGCGCTTGA
- a CDS encoding helix-turn-helix transcriptional regulator, with product MKRSLHVRPGLGLALHVVQEGGRPLWRVFVDFPTVLLICAGTKRLRLDGAEIVAHAGEMIVLTGGCKIEVTNTPPATGPYLAQSVSIDPALCAECEPPGARLTPVAGGRRLERPPEYLRAAFARALRACDEAAGVPAALARHQLQELVLALAEHGLRFDAGRFSRMATRVRRLVGSDATRRWRAGAVARQLGMSEATLRRRLEREGVSFRRVLQDVRMGRALVLLQSSELSVVQVALEVGYDSVSQFSARFRRHFGQTPRQLRGAGGRD from the coding sequence ATGAAGCGTTCGCTCCACGTCCGACCGGGACTCGGTCTCGCTCTGCACGTCGTGCAGGAGGGCGGCCGGCCGTTGTGGCGCGTGTTCGTGGATTTTCCGACGGTGCTCCTGATCTGCGCCGGCACGAAGCGGCTGCGGCTCGACGGCGCGGAGATCGTCGCTCACGCCGGCGAGATGATCGTGCTGACCGGCGGCTGCAAAATCGAAGTGACCAATACGCCGCCCGCGACCGGTCCTTACCTGGCGCAAAGCGTGTCGATTGATCCCGCATTGTGCGCCGAGTGCGAGCCGCCCGGCGCGCGCCTCACGCCGGTCGCGGGCGGGCGTCGGCTCGAACGGCCGCCGGAGTATCTTCGCGCCGCATTCGCCCGTGCGCTCCGTGCCTGCGACGAGGCGGCGGGCGTGCCCGCCGCGCTTGCCCGGCACCAGTTGCAGGAGCTCGTGCTGGCGCTGGCCGAGCACGGGCTGCGCTTCGATGCAGGTCGGTTCAGCCGGATGGCGACGCGGGTGCGGCGGCTCGTCGGCTCGGATGCGACGCGCCGTTGGCGGGCCGGCGCCGTGGCGCGCCAGCTCGGCATGAGCGAGGCCACGCTCCGTCGGCGGCTCGAACGCGAGGGCGTGAGCTTCCGCCGTGTCCTGCAGGATGTGCGGATGGGGCGGGCGCTCGTGCTGTTGCAATCGAGCGAGCTCTCGGTCGTGCAGGTGGCGCTCGAAGTCGGTTACGACAGCGTCTCGCAGTTCTCGGCGCGTTTCCGGCGACATTTCGGGCAGACCCCGCGGCAGCTGCGCGGGGCCGGTGGACGGGATTGA
- a CDS encoding DUF5069 domain-containing protein, whose translation MIRLRRPTDSLGGCLWLPRFIDKCRLHFAGALPPDYQLPFCHPRATDGAFLAHFGLTKEEALAAIARAENDDDVVAALVARGALTTEKIAAWNTLAPNLGRPGFPCEKSFAWARQHYFPTCTDPRVDSVFTAIAWDEGFLDEIAPPTPPSFAQ comes from the coding sequence ATGATTCGCCTGCGTCGCCCCACGGACTCGCTCGGCGGCTGCCTCTGGCTGCCGCGGTTCATCGACAAGTGCCGGCTGCATTTCGCCGGCGCGCTGCCGCCGGATTATCAGCTGCCGTTCTGCCACCCGCGCGCGACCGATGGCGCATTCCTCGCGCATTTCGGCCTGACGAAGGAGGAGGCGCTCGCCGCGATCGCCAGGGCCGAAAACGACGACGACGTGGTCGCCGCGCTTGTGGCGCGCGGAGCGCTCACGACGGAGAAGATCGCCGCGTGGAACACGCTCGCGCCGAACCTCGGCCGGCCGGGTTTCCCGTGCGAAAAATCCTTCGCCTGGGCGCGCCAGCACTATTTCCCGACCTGCACCGATCCGCGCGTGGACAGCGTGTTCACGGCCATCGCGTGGGACGAAGGTTTCCTTGACGAGATCGCTCCGCCCACGCCGCCGTCTTTCGCTCAGTAG
- a CDS encoding DNA polymerase III subunit beta, whose protein sequence is MKFKINRDHFSNGLAQVLNVVGSKAAMPILSNVLIEAEKDQISLSTTNLDLGIRCKIKAEVKEGGSVTLPVKRLATIVRELPNVDVTVDASANHQVKIASGGSNFKIMGIGAEEFPKLPDTGDDKTFSLEQAELAGMLGNVAYAQSTDETRYILNGVYFNFKDAKLSLVATDGRRLALVAKEMPVPANSAGAIILPAKTVSELLRLLGKGDKLTIAFNDRRAAFQIDTNKDNSGLTDAIYLFSKVVEGNYPNYQQVIPKETHQRIALERELFLQCVHRAALVTSEKSNSVKIKLSANLLEITASSPDFGESHESMAIAYSGPDLQVAFNPQFIMDPLRALTKDQVFFELKDEVSPGVFKTLESFVCVIMPVRLS, encoded by the coding sequence ATGAAATTTAAGATCAATCGCGACCACTTCAGCAACGGCCTGGCACAGGTCCTCAACGTCGTGGGTTCGAAGGCGGCCATGCCCATCCTGAGCAACGTGCTCATCGAGGCTGAAAAGGACCAGATCTCCCTTTCGACCACCAATCTCGACCTCGGCATCCGCTGCAAGATCAAGGCCGAGGTGAAGGAAGGCGGCAGCGTCACCCTCCCGGTCAAGCGCCTCGCCACCATCGTCCGCGAGCTGCCCAACGTCGACGTCACGGTCGACGCCTCGGCCAACCATCAGGTCAAGATCGCGTCCGGCGGCTCCAATTTCAAAATCATGGGCATCGGCGCCGAGGAGTTCCCGAAGCTGCCCGACACCGGCGATGACAAGACCTTCTCCCTCGAACAGGCCGAACTCGCCGGCATGCTCGGCAACGTCGCCTACGCCCAGTCGACCGACGAGACGCGCTACATCCTCAACGGCGTCTACTTCAACTTCAAGGACGCCAAGCTCTCCCTCGTCGCCACCGACGGCCGCCGCCTCGCCCTCGTCGCGAAGGAGATGCCCGTGCCCGCCAACAGCGCCGGCGCCATCATCCTCCCGGCGAAAACCGTGTCCGAGCTCCTCCGCCTGCTCGGCAAGGGCGACAAGCTCACCATCGCCTTCAACGACCGCCGCGCCGCCTTCCAGATCGACACGAACAAGGACAACTCCGGTCTCACCGACGCGATCTACCTCTTCTCGAAAGTCGTCGAGGGCAACTACCCGAACTACCAGCAGGTCATCCCGAAGGAGACGCACCAGCGCATCGCGCTCGAGCGCGAGCTGTTCCTCCAATGCGTGCACCGCGCCGCGCTCGTCACCTCCGAGAAATCGAACTCGGTGAAGATCAAACTTTCCGCGAACCTCCTCGAAATCACCGCGTCCTCGCCCGACTTCGGCGAGTCGCACGAATCGATGGCGATCGCCTACAGCGGCCCGGACCTGCAGGTCGCGTTCAACCCGCAATTCATCATGGATCCGCTCCGCGCCCTCACGAAGGACCAGGTGTTCTTCGAGCTGAAGGACGAGGTGAGCCCCGGCGTATTCAAGACGCTGGAGAGCTTCGTGTGCGTGATCATGCCGGTGCGGCTGAGCTGA
- the pssA gene encoding CDP-diacylglycerol--serine O-phosphatidyltransferase, whose amino-acid sequence MHDLNDRENPYNVTQASRIYFLPNLMTAGNLLCGFVAVIRCIQARLITDAGEYATMHAGQNALELYTQAVWLILAAVVFDSLDGRLARMGGRTSLFGAEFDSLADVVSFGVAPALMVFFLILAPRSEYQWFRELGWFIAFIYLLCGAVRLARFNVITNPLLHRAETESNKDFVGLPIPAAAGTVASLVLLLVNFAKNDRELREITIALPLLLILVAFLMVSTVRYPSFKQINWETKTRFQTFVVLVVIGALLIKLREVAFFFVFLGYIGYGLFAHYQRAARHTRMRVLRKRVVKMRGENPE is encoded by the coding sequence ATGCACGATCTCAACGATCGCGAGAATCCCTACAACGTCACCCAGGCGAGCCGCATTTATTTCCTGCCGAACCTGATGACGGCGGGAAACCTGCTGTGCGGGTTCGTGGCGGTCATCCGTTGCATCCAGGCGCGTCTGATCACGGACGCCGGCGAATACGCCACGATGCATGCGGGGCAGAACGCGCTCGAGCTCTACACGCAGGCGGTGTGGCTGATCCTTGCCGCGGTCGTGTTCGATTCGCTCGATGGCCGGCTGGCGCGCATGGGCGGGCGCACGTCGCTGTTCGGTGCGGAATTCGACTCGCTGGCGGACGTCGTGTCGTTCGGCGTGGCGCCGGCGCTGATGGTGTTCTTCCTCATTCTCGCGCCGCGCAGCGAATACCAGTGGTTCCGCGAGCTCGGCTGGTTCATCGCATTCATCTACCTCCTTTGCGGCGCGGTGCGGCTGGCGCGCTTCAACGTCATCACGAATCCCCTGCTCCACCGCGCCGAGACGGAGTCGAACAAGGATTTCGTCGGCCTGCCCATCCCGGCGGCGGCCGGCACGGTGGCGTCGCTCGTGCTGTTGCTCGTCAATTTTGCCAAGAACGATCGCGAGCTGCGCGAAATCACCATCGCGCTGCCGCTGCTGCTCATCCTCGTGGCGTTTCTCATGGTCAGCACCGTGCGCTACCCGAGCTTCAAGCAGATCAATTGGGAGACGAAGACGCGCTTCCAGACGTTCGTCGTGCTCGTCGTCATCGGTGCGCTTCTGATCAAGCTCCGCGAGGTGGCTTTCTTCTTCGTTTTCCTCGGCTACATCGGCTACGGACTCTTCGCCCACTACCAGCGCGCCGCGCGGCACACGCGCATGCGAGTTCTTCGCAAGCGCGTTGTGAAGATGCGCGGGGAAAACCCCGAATAA